A stretch of DNA from Marinobacter sp. ANT_B65:
GACAAGATGGCCGGTCGTCACGGTAACAAGGGTGTTATCTCGGCGGTTATGCCGATTGAGGACATGCCTTATGACGTCGATGGCCGGACTGTCGATATTGTTCTGAACCCGTTGGGCGTTCCTTCGCGGATGAACGTAGGTCAGGTACTTGAAACCCATCTGGGTGCAGCTGCCAAAGGGCTCGGCGAACGTATTGCGAAGATGCTTGATGAGCAGCGCAAGATTGCAGATTTGCGTAAGCTGCTTGATGAGATCTATAACCACTCGGATGAAGTGTTCAAGGTCGACCTGGATTCCCTGAGCGACAAGGAAATTCAGGAGATGTGCCACAACCTGCGTGGAGGCGTGCCTATGGCTACGCCGGTGTTTGACGGGGCCAAAGAGGCCGAAGTCAAGCACATGCTGGAGTTGGCGGGGCTGAGCACAACCGGTCAGACCAAGCTATACGATGGTCGTACCGGCGAAGCTTTCGATCGTCCTGTGACTGTAGGATATATGTATATCCTCAAGTTGAACCACTTGATCGATGACAAGATGCATGCCCGTTCGACCGGTTCGTACAGTCTGGTTACTCAGCAGCCGCTGGGTGGTAAGGCGCAGTTCGGTGGTCAGCGCTTTGGTGAGATGGAAGTGTGGGCCCTAGAGGCTTACGGTGCAGCGTATACGCTGCAGGAAATGCTCACCGTTAAGTCTGATGATGTGAACGGCCGGACCAAGATGTACAAGAATATTGTCGATGGAGATCATCGGATGGAGCCCGGCATGCCGGAATCCTTCAACGTTCTTGTCAAGGAAATCCGTTCGTTGGGTATCGACATCGAGCTGGAATCTGAGTGAGCCGAATTGTTTTTGGCAGCGTGAGCGGGCACCTGAGGTGCCCGCCCGAGATTAACGCCATCCGGAGCTTTTACTGATGAAAGATTTGCTGAATCTTCTCAAGAGCCAGAACCAAAGCAAGGAATTTGATGCCATCCGTATTGGTTTGGCGTCACCTGACATGATCCGTTCCTGGTCCTTTGGCGAAGTTAAGAAGCCTGAGACTATTAACTACCGTACGTTCAAGCCTGAGCGTGACGGCCTTTTCTGTGCCAAGATCTTCGGCCCGATCAAGGATTATGAGTGCCTGTGTGGAAAGTACAAGCGCCTGAAACACCGCGGTGTTATCTGCGAAAAATGTGGTGTTGAAGTTGCGCTGGCAAGCGTTCGTCGTGAGCGCATGGGTCATATTGAGCTGGCCAGCCCGGTTGCTCATATCTGGTTCCTGAAGTCGCTGCCGTCCCGCATTGGCCTGATGCTGGACATGACGCTGCGCGATATTGAGCGGGTTTTGTACTTTGAATCGTTTATTGTGATCGATCCGGGCATGACCACGCTCGAGCGCGGTCAGTTGCTGAACGATGAGCAGTACTACGAAGCGCTTGAAGAGTTCGGTGACGAGTTCGATGCCCGTATGGGTGCTGAGGCTGTCAAGCAGTTGCTTGAAGATATTGATCTGCAGGAGCAGGTTGATTTGTTGCGGGAAGAAATCCCACAAACCAACTCTGAAACCAAGATCAAGAAGTTCAGCAAGCGGCTGAAAATTCTTGAAGCCTTCCTGTATTCCGGCAACAAGCCGGGCGATATGGTCATGACCGTGTTGCCGGTTCTGCCGCCGGATCTGCGCCCGCTGGTGCCTCTGGATGGTGGTCGTTTCGCTACATCCGATCTCAATGATCTGTATCGCAGGGTTATCAACCGGAACAACCGTCTCAAGCGCCTGCTGGAGCTGAATGCTCCAGACATTATCGTGCGTAACGAGAAGCGGATGCTGCAGGAAGCAGTAGATGCCCTGTTGGATAACGGTCGTCGTGGCCGGGCCATCACTGGCACCAACAAGCGTCCTCTGAAGTCCCTGGCAGACATGATCAAGGGTAAGCAAGGTCGATTCCGTCAGAACCTTCTCGGTAAGCGGGTCGACTATTCCGGTCGTTCTGTAATTGTTGTAGGCCCTTATCTTCGTCTGCATCAATGCGGTTTGCCGAAGAAAATGGCGTTGGAGCTGTTCAAGCCATTCATTTTCTCGAAGCTTGAGCATCGTGGCCTGGCCACCACTATCAAAGCCGCCAAGAAAATGGTCGAGCGTGAAGAAGGTGTGGTCTGGGATATTCTGGACGAGGTCATTCGTCAGCACCCGATAATGCTTAACCGTGCACCAACCTTGCACCGTCTTGGCATTCAGGCCTTTGAGCCTGTGCTGATCGAAGGTAAGGCAATCCAGTTGCATCCGCTGGTTTGTGCGGCTTACAACGCTGACTTCGACGGTGACCAGATGGCGGTACATGTACCGTTGACTCTGGAAGCCCAGCTCGAAGCCCGTGCCCTGATGATGTCTACCAACAACATCCTGTCGCCCGCTAATGGTGAACCGATTATTGTACCGTCTCAGGACGTAGTACTCGGTCTCTATTACATGACGCGTGAGCGTAAGAATGCTCTCGGCGAAGGCATGGTCTTTGCCGACATCAAGGAAGCACACCGTGCATATGGCGCTGGTCAGGTAGATCTGCAGGCCATCGTCAAGGTGCGCGTAAAGGAAGTGGCTATTCTTGAAAACGGTGAGCGTACGGAAGAGTACAAGATCGTGGATACCACGGTCGGTCGCGCATTGCTGTTTGATATAGTGCCGGACGGTCTCTCATATGAGCTGGTCAACAGGCCTATGGTCAAGAAGGCGATCTCGAGCCTTATCAATATCTGTTACCGTGATGCAGGGCTGAAAGAGACGGTTATTTTCGCCGATCAGCTCATGTATATGGGTTATCAGTATGCAACGGTTTCCGGTATCTCTATCGGTTTTAACGATTTTGAGATTCCTCCAGAGAAGTACGACCTGGTGGATGCTGCTTCCCAGGAAGTAAAAGATATCGAAACCCAGTACGCGTCAGGTCTGCTTACTCAGGGCGAGAAGTACAACAAGGTTATCGACATCTGGTCCCGAGCCAATGACAAGGTTTCCAAAGCCATGATGGAACGTCTGGCCAAGGAAAAGGTTCTTGGTCCGGATGGTCAGCCGGTTAAAGGTGAAGATGGCCAAGACCTTATGCAGGAGTCTTTCAACTCCGTCTATATGATGGCGGACTCCGGCGCTCGGGGTTCTGCAGCTCAGATTCGTCAGTTGGCGGGTATGCGTGGTCTGATGGCTAAGCCGGATGGCTCTATCATTGAGACGCCAATCACTGCGAACTTCCGTGAAGGTCTGAACGTACTTCAGTACTTTATCTCGACTCACGGCGCACGTAAGGGTCTGGCTGATACGGCATTGAAGACGGCAAACTCCGGTTATCTGACTCGCCGTCTGGTCGATGTTTCGCAGGATCTGGTTGTTACTGAAGAGGATTGCGGCACCGAAGAAGGTCTGCTCATGACGCCGCACATTGAGGGTGGCGACGTGGTTGTTCCTCTGGGTGATCGTGTTCTGGGCCGTGTTACTGCCCGGGATGCGTTTACGCCAATAGATAAAGAAAACGCCGTTGTTCCTGCAGGCACTCTGCTTGATGAGAAAATGATCGAAGCCCTTGAGGGCGCCGGTGTGGACGAGGTATGGGTGCGCTCTGCGATCACCTGTGAGACCCGTCACGGCATCTGCTCCAAGTGCTATGGTCGTGATCTCGCCCGTGGCCATCGTGTAAACGTTGGTGAGGCAGTAGGCGTTATTGCTGCGCAGTCGATCGGTGAGCCGGGAACCCAGCTTACTATGCGTACGTTCCACATCGGTGGTGCGGCAAGCCGGGCCTCGGCGGTAGATAATATTCAGGTCAAGCACGGTGGTACTGTACGCCTGCATAACCTGAAATCGCTCGAGAAAACAAACGGTTCTCTGGTTGTAATTTCCCGTTCATCTGCACTGGCTATTGCAGACGATCAGGGGCGTGAGCGTGAGTGGTACAAGCTTCCCTACGGTGCTGTGCTTTCTGTTAAGCACGGCGACACTGTTGAGGCGGGCGTTGTTGTTGCCAAGTGGGATCCACACACTCACCCGATTATCGCGGAAGCTGAAGGTACCGCCAAGTTCGTCAATATGGATCAGGGTATTACTGTACGTACCCAGA
This window harbors:
- the rpoC gene encoding DNA-directed RNA polymerase subunit beta' translates to MKDLLNLLKSQNQSKEFDAIRIGLASPDMIRSWSFGEVKKPETINYRTFKPERDGLFCAKIFGPIKDYECLCGKYKRLKHRGVICEKCGVEVALASVRRERMGHIELASPVAHIWFLKSLPSRIGLMLDMTLRDIERVLYFESFIVIDPGMTTLERGQLLNDEQYYEALEEFGDEFDARMGAEAVKQLLEDIDLQEQVDLLREEIPQTNSETKIKKFSKRLKILEAFLYSGNKPGDMVMTVLPVLPPDLRPLVPLDGGRFATSDLNDLYRRVINRNNRLKRLLELNAPDIIVRNEKRMLQEAVDALLDNGRRGRAITGTNKRPLKSLADMIKGKQGRFRQNLLGKRVDYSGRSVIVVGPYLRLHQCGLPKKMALELFKPFIFSKLEHRGLATTIKAAKKMVEREEGVVWDILDEVIRQHPIMLNRAPTLHRLGIQAFEPVLIEGKAIQLHPLVCAAYNADFDGDQMAVHVPLTLEAQLEARALMMSTNNILSPANGEPIIVPSQDVVLGLYYMTRERKNALGEGMVFADIKEAHRAYGAGQVDLQAIVKVRVKEVAILENGERTEEYKIVDTTVGRALLFDIVPDGLSYELVNRPMVKKAISSLINICYRDAGLKETVIFADQLMYMGYQYATVSGISIGFNDFEIPPEKYDLVDAASQEVKDIETQYASGLLTQGEKYNKVIDIWSRANDKVSKAMMERLAKEKVLGPDGQPVKGEDGQDLMQESFNSVYMMADSGARGSAAQIRQLAGMRGLMAKPDGSIIETPITANFREGLNVLQYFISTHGARKGLADTALKTANSGYLTRRLVDVSQDLVVTEEDCGTEEGLLMTPHIEGGDVVVPLGDRVLGRVTARDAFTPIDKENAVVPAGTLLDEKMIEALEGAGVDEVWVRSAITCETRHGICSKCYGRDLARGHRVNVGEAVGVIAAQSIGEPGTQLTMRTFHIGGAASRASAVDNIQVKHGGTVRLHNLKSLEKTNGSLVVISRSSALAIADDQGREREWYKLPYGAVLSVKHGDTVEAGVVVAKWDPHTHPIIAEAEGTAKFVNMDQGITVRTQTDELTGLSTMEIIDPKERPAAGKDIRPAIQMVDEAGNDVDLPGGGAAIFFMPANALVTMANGARIELGDVVARIPQASSKTRDITGGLPRVADLFEARRPKESSILAEISGMISFGKETKGKKRLVITPKDADPYEVLIPKHRQMNVFEGETVEKGEVISDGPSNPHDILRLLGVVELARYITNEIQDVYRLQGVVINDKHIEVIVRQMLRKVEITDPGDTQLISGDSVEINKVLEANEAAIAADKEPARFERLLLGITKASLATESFISAASFQETTRVLTEGAVTGKRDFLRGLKENVVVGRLIPAGTGLAYHAERRRKRELEQQGVTAADVEEALSAELNRGS